One window of the Bacteroidota bacterium genome contains the following:
- a CDS encoding 2-oxoacid:acceptor oxidoreductase subunit alpha, whose translation MSAPDLLPADAAERPVHSLSEVTILFAGDSGDGMQLTGSQFTLATAKARNDLATLPDFPAEIRAPAGTTYGVSGFQLHFGATDISTPGDEVDLLVAMNPAALKVNLHRVRTSSEGSGAILVNTNAFEQRGLDLAGYASNPLEDGTLDGYEVFEVEVTRLTRESLADFDLSTKQVDQSKNMFALGLALWLYTRPIEPTLEWLEAKFASKPEILEANRHVLNKGYHFGETTEAFAARYEVAPATLPPGLYRAIRGNEALALGLVTAAVRSGLEILYGSYPITPASDILHALSKYKNFGVLSVQAEDEIAAIGAALGGSFAGQLGVTATSGPGLALKTEFVGLAIITELPLVIIDVQRAGPSTGLPTKTEQSDLLFALYGRNGDAPMPVLAASTPGDCYEVAYEASRIAVKYMTPVLLLSDGYLGNGAEPWRIPDPDALPPFPVTFATGPNRDDAFLPYLRDDETLARPWAKPGTPNAEHRLGGLEKDRETGGVSYDPENHEVMTKLRAAKVERVQQEIPPTEVVGDAAGDVLVVGWGSTRGSIEAAVRSVRAQGVRAGHVHLRWLSPLPPDLDDVAGRFERVLVPELNNGQLVHVLRDRFLRPVESLAKIQGLPFKTREIADRIREIANDA comes from the coding sequence ATGTCCGCTCCCGACCTGCTCCCTGCCGACGCCGCCGAACGGCCCGTCCACTCGCTCTCCGAGGTCACGATTCTCTTCGCGGGCGACTCCGGCGACGGGATGCAGCTCACCGGCAGCCAGTTCACGCTCGCCACCGCGAAGGCGCGCAACGACCTCGCCACGCTCCCGGACTTCCCGGCCGAGATCCGCGCCCCCGCCGGGACCACCTACGGCGTCTCGGGCTTCCAGCTCCACTTCGGGGCCACCGACATCTCGACCCCGGGCGACGAGGTAGACCTCCTGGTCGCGATGAACCCCGCTGCGCTCAAGGTGAACCTCCACCGCGTGCGCACCTCGAGCGAGGGCAGCGGGGCCATCCTCGTCAACACGAACGCCTTCGAGCAGCGCGGGCTCGACCTCGCCGGCTACGCGTCGAACCCCCTCGAAGACGGGACGCTGGACGGCTACGAGGTCTTCGAGGTCGAGGTGACGCGGCTCACGCGCGAGAGCCTCGCCGACTTCGACCTCTCGACGAAGCAGGTCGACCAGTCGAAGAACATGTTCGCGCTCGGCCTCGCGCTCTGGCTCTACACGCGGCCCATCGAGCCGACGCTGGAGTGGCTCGAAGCCAAGTTCGCCAGCAAGCCCGAGATCCTGGAGGCCAACCGGCACGTCCTCAACAAGGGCTACCACTTCGGCGAGACGACCGAGGCGTTCGCGGCCCGCTACGAAGTCGCCCCGGCGACCCTGCCGCCCGGCCTCTACCGGGCCATCCGGGGCAACGAGGCGCTCGCGCTCGGGCTCGTCACGGCGGCCGTGCGGAGCGGGCTGGAGATTCTCTACGGCTCCTACCCCATCACCCCGGCCTCGGACATCCTCCACGCGCTCTCGAAGTACAAGAACTTCGGCGTCCTCTCGGTCCAGGCCGAGGACGAGATCGCCGCCATCGGCGCGGCGCTCGGCGGGAGCTTCGCCGGGCAACTCGGGGTGACGGCGACGAGCGGGCCGGGCCTCGCGCTCAAGACCGAGTTCGTCGGCCTCGCCATCATCACCGAACTCCCGCTCGTCATCATCGACGTGCAGCGCGCCGGGCCGAGCACGGGGCTGCCGACCAAGACCGAGCAGTCGGACCTCCTCTTCGCGCTCTACGGCCGCAACGGCGACGCGCCGATGCCGGTCCTCGCCGCCTCCACGCCGGGCGACTGCTACGAGGTCGCCTACGAGGCCTCCCGGATCGCGGTCAAGTACATGACGCCGGTCCTCCTCCTCTCCGACGGCTACCTCGGCAACGGGGCCGAGCCGTGGCGCATCCCCGACCCCGACGCGCTCCCCCCGTTCCCCGTCACCTTCGCCACCGGCCCGAACCGCGACGACGCCTTTCTCCCCTACCTCCGCGACGACGAGACGCTGGCCCGGCCGTGGGCCAAGCCCGGCACGCCGAACGCGGAGCACCGGCTCGGCGGGCTGGAGAAGGACCGCGAGACCGGCGGCGTCTCCTACGACCCCGAGAACCACGAGGTGATGACCAAGCTCCGCGCCGCGAAGGTCGAGCGCGTCCAGCAAGAGATCCCGCCGACCGAGGTGGTGGGCGACGCCGCCGGCGACGTGCTCGTCGTCGGCTGGGGCTCGACGCGGGGGTCGATCGAGGCCGCCGTGCGCTCGGTCCGGGCCCAGGGCGTCCGCGCCGGGCACGTCCACCTCCGCTGGCTCAGCCCGCTCCCGCCCGACCTCGACGACGTGGCCGGCCGGTTCGAACGCGTCCTCGTGCCGGAGCTAAACAACGGCCAGCTGGTTCACGTCCTCCGCGACCGGTTCCTCCGCCCGGTCGAGAGCCTCGCCAAGATCCAGGGGCTCCCGTTCAAAACCCGCGAGATCGCCGACCGTATCAGGGAAATAGCAAACGACGCTTAA
- a CDS encoding thiamine pyrophosphate-dependent enzyme yields the protein MADDQNNPTRPGTKKAALPSGKKAVLPTGTKPSGPPGTKKPSLPPGTKKPTLPTGTKPAGPPGAKKAAPPSGTKKPSLPPGTKKPTLPIGKKPAGPPGVKKAAPPPGTKKPALPPGTKKPALPTGTKPAGPPGAKKATLPSGTKKPTLPPGTKKPAIPTGAKPAGPPGTKKPSLPTGAQPAGPGGTKKPTLPPRKAAPAAGSKPAGPPGKKPARPPKPGGPKRPPSAKPARPPGAKAPSLPPKPGGPKRPPGKPARPPGRLVPDPGGDGAPALTKKDFASDADVRWCPGCGDYAVLAAVQRVLPDLVERKEKTVFISGIGCSSRFPYYMNTYGMHSIHGRAPTVATGLKCANPELDVWIITGDGDALSIGGNHFIHLVRRNLDVQVLLFNNQIYGLTKGQYSPTSEAGKVTKSTPYGSLDEPFNPVSLALGADASFVARTLDRDPKHMQAMLREAHGHAGTGFVEVYQNCNIFNDGAFLRYTERATKPQTTLFLEDGQPLVYDGGTKGLWLDGLTLVPVDLAAGEWSADDCLVYDSGNRTLAGLMSRLFWEEDRPQPFGVFYREERPTYEHLLRAQQEAVIEERGPGDLHALLRSGETWTIE from the coding sequence ATGGCGGACGACCAGAACAACCCGACGCGCCCCGGCACCAAGAAGGCGGCCCTGCCTTCGGGTAAGAAGGCCGTGCTGCCGACCGGTACCAAGCCGTCGGGACCTCCGGGGACCAAAAAGCCGAGCCTGCCGCCGGGTACGAAGAAGCCCACACTCCCGACTGGCACCAAGCCCGCCGGGCCGCCCGGGGCGAAGAAAGCCGCGCCCCCGAGCGGTACGAAGAAGCCGAGCCTGCCACCCGGCACCAAGAAGCCCACGCTGCCGATCGGCAAAAAGCCGGCGGGTCCGCCAGGGGTCAAGAAAGCAGCACCACCGCCGGGTACGAAGAAGCCGGCCCTGCCGCCCGGAACGAAGAAGCCGGCGCTCCCAACCGGTACCAAGCCCGCTGGGCCTCCAGGGGCGAAAAAAGCGACGCTCCCAAGCGGTACGAAGAAGCCAACCCTGCCGCCGGGAACGAAGAAACCTGCTATCCCAACGGGCGCGAAGCCTGCCGGACCGCCTGGCACCAAGAAGCCGTCGCTGCCAACAGGGGCGCAGCCAGCGGGTCCGGGCGGCACGAAGAAGCCAACCCTGCCTCCCAGGAAGGCTGCCCCGGCGGCAGGCAGCAAGCCTGCCGGGCCTCCAGGCAAGAAGCCTGCACGGCCGCCGAAGCCCGGCGGCCCGAAGCGACCGCCGAGTGCGAAACCGGCCCGCCCGCCCGGCGCGAAGGCCCCCTCGCTGCCACCCAAGCCCGGCGGCCCGAAGCGACCGCCCGGGAAACCGGCGCGCCCGCCCGGCCGTCTCGTCCCCGACCCCGGCGGCGACGGCGCGCCCGCGCTCACCAAGAAAGACTTCGCCTCCGACGCCGACGTGCGGTGGTGCCCCGGCTGCGGTGACTACGCCGTCCTCGCTGCCGTGCAGCGCGTCCTCCCCGACCTCGTCGAGCGCAAGGAGAAAACGGTATTCATCAGCGGGATCGGCTGCTCCAGCCGCTTCCCGTACTACATGAACACCTACGGGATGCACTCCATCCACGGCCGCGCCCCGACCGTCGCCACCGGCCTCAAGTGCGCCAACCCCGAGCTCGACGTGTGGATCATCACCGGCGACGGCGACGCGCTCTCGATCGGCGGCAACCACTTCATTCACCTGGTCCGCCGGAACCTCGACGTGCAGGTGCTGCTGTTCAACAACCAGATCTACGGGCTCACGAAGGGGCAGTACAGTCCGACGAGCGAGGCGGGCAAGGTCACCAAGTCGACGCCCTACGGATCGCTCGACGAGCCCTTCAACCCGGTCTCGCTCGCGCTCGGGGCCGACGCCTCGTTCGTCGCCCGCACGCTCGACCGCGACCCGAAGCACATGCAGGCCATGCTCCGCGAGGCGCACGGGCACGCCGGCACCGGCTTCGTCGAGGTCTACCAGAACTGCAACATCTTCAACGACGGGGCCTTCCTCCGCTACACCGAGCGCGCCACGAAGCCGCAGACGACGCTGTTCCTCGAAGACGGACAGCCGCTCGTCTACGACGGCGGCACAAAGGGTCTCTGGCTCGACGGCCTGACCCTCGTACCCGTCGACCTCGCCGCAGGCGAATGGTCGGCCGACGACTGCCTCGTCTACGACAGCGGGAACCGGACGCTCGCTGGGCTCATGAGCCGCCTGTTCTGGGAGGAGGACCGGCCCCAGCCCTTCGGCGTGTTCTACCGCGAGGAGCGGCCGACCTACGAGCACCTCCTCCGCGCGCAGCAAGAGGCGGTCATCGAAGAACGCGGCCCCGGCGACCTCCACGCTCTCCTGCGCTCGGGCGAGACCTGGACGATCGAGTGA
- a CDS encoding dipeptidase: MNPLRLPLFAALGLLGLAMCSSAPEPAAPPPPSQPIATAADTLAPRDGGAVRLGEPARSRLLAEDTLWARALALHYDAIVTDGHIDTPSLMLDDGYDFGKRHTPRSGSHHVDLPKMIEGGLDAPFFSIYVSRTYGETPEATDRALAMLAEAKRQVEVLDGIELATSAGDVVRITRAGGKAILLGLEGGHALQASKVVLRRLADEGIRYVTLTHTNTNSWADAASDAIRWNGLNDAGRAFIREMNRLGVLVDLSHVADATFYDALDATRAPVILSHSSVRALNPHPRNVTDPMLRALRENGGVIMINFYSRYVAQGGQPATLTDILDHIDHAVEVAGIDHVGLGSDFDGVPFLPRGMGDATRLPHITYGLLKRGYSDDDVRKILGVNTLRVLADADRIAAEMREEDGP, encoded by the coding sequence GTGAACCCGCTCCGCCTGCCTCTTTTTGCCGCCCTCGGCCTGCTCGGTCTCGCCATGTGCTCCAGCGCGCCGGAGCCTGCGGCACCACCGCCTCCCTCCCAACCCATTGCCACTGCGGCCGACACGCTCGCCCCTCGCGACGGCGGCGCGGTCCGGCTTGGCGAACCGGCTAGGAGCCGCCTCCTCGCCGAGGACACGCTCTGGGCGCGCGCCCTCGCGCTGCACTACGACGCGATCGTCACCGACGGGCACATCGACACGCCCTCGCTCATGCTCGACGACGGCTACGACTTCGGCAAGCGCCACACGCCGCGCTCCGGCTCGCACCACGTCGACCTCCCGAAGATGATCGAGGGCGGCCTCGACGCGCCGTTCTTCTCGATCTACGTCTCGCGGACCTACGGCGAGACGCCCGAGGCGACAGACCGGGCGCTCGCGATGCTCGCCGAAGCCAAGCGGCAGGTCGAGGTGCTCGACGGGATCGAGCTGGCGACCTCGGCCGGCGACGTGGTGCGGATCACGAGGGCGGGCGGCAAGGCCATCCTGCTGGGCCTCGAAGGCGGGCACGCGCTGCAGGCCTCGAAGGTCGTCCTCCGCCGCCTCGCGGACGAGGGCATCCGCTACGTCACGCTCACCCACACCAACACCAACAGCTGGGCCGACGCCGCGAGCGATGCGATCCGCTGGAACGGCCTCAACGACGCCGGCCGCGCCTTCATCCGCGAGATGAACCGCCTCGGCGTGCTGGTCGACCTCTCGCACGTCGCCGACGCGACCTTCTACGACGCCCTCGACGCGACGCGCGCGCCGGTCATCCTCAGCCACTCGTCGGTGCGCGCGCTCAACCCGCACCCGCGCAACGTCACCGACCCGATGCTCCGCGCCCTGCGCGAGAACGGTGGGGTCATCATGATCAACTTCTACTCGCGCTACGTCGCTCAGGGCGGCCAGCCTGCCACCCTCACTGACATCCTCGACCACATCGATCACGCGGTCGAGGTTGCCGGGATCGACCACGTTGGGCTCGGATCCGACTTCGACGGGGTGCCGTTTCTGCCGCGCGGCATGGGCGACGCGACGCGGCTGCCGCATATCACCTACGGCCTCCTCAAGCGCGGCTACAGCGACGACGACGTGCGCAAGATCCTCGGCGTCAACACCCTCCGCGTCCTCGCCGACGCCGACCGCATCGCTGCTGAGATGCGCGAAGAAGACGGACCGTAG
- the apaG gene encoding Co2+/Mg2+ efflux protein ApaG, with product MSHYAATTEQVTVTVDPVYLDEQSDVFAGRFVFAYFVRIENHGDAEVQLLRRHWVIRHGDGRSTEVEGEGVVGQQPAIGPGEMHVYNSFCVLETMAGTMEGTYLMQRPNGARFRAQIPLFHLRAAAN from the coding sequence GTGTCCCACTACGCCGCCACCACCGAGCAGGTGACCGTCACAGTCGATCCCGTCTACCTCGACGAGCAGTCCGACGTGTTCGCGGGCCGGTTCGTGTTCGCCTACTTCGTCCGCATCGAGAACCACGGCGACGCCGAGGTCCAACTTCTGCGCCGTCACTGGGTGATCCGCCACGGCGACGGACGCTCGACCGAGGTCGAGGGCGAAGGCGTCGTCGGGCAGCAGCCCGCTATCGGGCCGGGCGAGATGCACGTCTACAACTCGTTCTGCGTGCTGGAGACGATGGCCGGGACGATGGAAGGGACCTACCTCATGCAGCGCCCTAACGGCGCGCGCTTCCGCGCCCAGATTCCGCTGTTCCACCTCCGCGCAGCGGCGAACTGA
- a CDS encoding BtpA/SgcQ family protein: MLKTMSRIFRKPKPILAMVHTGPSPGAPGYRSIESTVERAVTEAKLYADLGVDGLVLENMHDFPCIHEREQGPEVAAFMTRVAVCVKRQVGQLPVGIQVLFQANKTALAVALAAQCDFIRAEGWTYAHVSDKGIAEACAGTVLRYRSAIGADHIPVFCDIKKKHSAHTWTGDVPIEEMAHLMQLHHADGVIVTGIRTGQEPDFSDLCKVREATPLPILLGSGVTPDNIEHFIGCADGFIVGSAFKEGGAWNAPVCEHRVQHVVEVAEHARSAHSAIG, translated from the coding sequence ATGCTGAAGACGATGAGCCGGATCTTCCGCAAACCGAAGCCCATCCTGGCGATGGTCCACACCGGCCCCTCGCCGGGCGCGCCGGGCTACCGGTCCATCGAGTCGACGGTCGAGCGCGCCGTGACCGAGGCCAAGCTCTACGCCGACCTCGGGGTCGACGGCCTCGTGCTGGAGAACATGCACGACTTCCCGTGCATCCACGAGCGCGAGCAGGGGCCGGAGGTCGCGGCGTTCATGACGCGCGTCGCGGTCTGCGTCAAGCGGCAGGTCGGGCAACTGCCGGTCGGGATTCAGGTGCTCTTCCAGGCCAACAAGACGGCGCTCGCCGTCGCCCTCGCCGCGCAGTGCGACTTCATCCGCGCCGAGGGGTGGACCTACGCCCACGTCTCGGACAAAGGCATCGCCGAGGCCTGCGCGGGCACGGTCCTCCGCTACCGCAGCGCGATCGGTGCCGACCACATCCCGGTCTTCTGCGACATCAAGAAGAAGCACTCGGCCCACACCTGGACCGGCGACGTACCGATTGAGGAAATGGCGCACCTGATGCAGCTCCACCACGCTGACGGCGTAATCGTGACGGGCATCCGCACGGGCCAGGAGCCGGACTTCAGCGATCTCTGCAAGGTGCGCGAGGCGACCCCGCTGCCGATCCTCCTCGGCTCGGGCGTGACGCCGGACAACATCGAGCACTTCATCGGCTGCGCCGACGGCTTCATCGTCGGCAGCGCCTTCAAGGAGGGCGGGGCCTGGAACGCGCCCGTCTGCGAACACCGCGTGCAGCATGTCGTTGAGGTCGCCGAGCACGCCCGCAGCGCCCACAGCGCGATCGGATAG
- a CDS encoding PorV/PorQ family protein, which translates to MLRPYLHVAAAMTHETMLLRLIALALFLAALPVQAQVLPSFGQERTGGSGLQFLKVPVDARGAALSGTMAAIADDASALYWNPALAAANGTQVGLATTSYVADIALYYTAAYTPVSTPLGRFTLGVSVQALDSGEMDVTTEFSGPAGTGETFKLVDLAFGLTVAQALTDLFSYGITGKLVRESAAEVATTAGLLDLGVAYRVGDTGVRFGVSIRNFGFEVSPGGSVTRETLGGEIIEERFDGIEPPTTFLLGVSYRPLRTLGFNSGGPHDLTFSGQLTNPNDNAERFNLGAEYVWNETLVLRTGYEFGIEEATVPSFGLGLAVPGLGPDLRVDYGFNRLDRLGNIHRIGLNLRLNG; encoded by the coding sequence ATGCTGCGCCCCTACCTCCACGTCGCCGCCGCGATGACCCACGAGACCATGCTCCTCCGCCTGATCGCCCTCGCTCTTTTCTTGGCCGCGCTGCCGGTGCAGGCCCAGGTGCTGCCCTCCTTCGGGCAGGAGCGCACCGGTGGCTCCGGGCTCCAGTTCCTCAAGGTCCCGGTTGACGCACGGGGGGCCGCGCTCAGCGGGACGATGGCGGCTATCGCCGACGACGCGAGCGCGCTCTACTGGAACCCGGCCCTCGCCGCGGCCAACGGGACCCAGGTGGGCCTCGCCACGACGAGCTACGTCGCTGACATCGCGCTCTACTACACGGCCGCCTACACGCCGGTCAGCACGCCGCTCGGACGGTTCACGCTCGGGGTCAGCGTGCAGGCGCTCGACTCCGGCGAGATGGACGTGACGACCGAGTTCTCCGGCCCCGCCGGCACGGGCGAGACCTTCAAGCTCGTCGACCTCGCCTTCGGCCTGACCGTCGCGCAGGCGCTGACCGACCTCTTCTCCTACGGCATCACCGGCAAGCTCGTCCGCGAGTCCGCCGCCGAGGTCGCCACGACGGCCGGGCTGCTCGACCTCGGCGTGGCCTACCGCGTCGGCGACACCGGCGTCCGCTTCGGGGTCTCGATCCGCAACTTCGGCTTCGAGGTCAGCCCCGGCGGCTCGGTCACCCGCGAGACGCTCGGCGGCGAGATCATCGAGGAGCGCTTCGACGGCATCGAGCCTCCGACGACGTTCCTGCTCGGCGTGAGCTACCGACCGCTCCGCACGCTCGGCTTCAACAGCGGCGGCCCCCACGACCTCACCTTCTCGGGCCAGCTCACGAACCCGAACGACAACGCCGAGCGCTTCAACCTGGGGGCCGAGTACGTCTGGAACGAGACCCTCGTGCTCCGCACGGGCTACGAGTTCGGAATCGAGGAGGCGACGGTGCCGTCGTTCGGCCTCGGCCTCGCCGTGCCCGGCCTCGGGCCGGACCTGCGCGTGGACTACGGCTTCAACCGCCTCGACCGGCTCGGCAACATCCACCGCATTGGCCTCAACCTCCGGCTGAACGGATGA
- a CDS encoding T9SS type A sorting domain-containing protein: protein MAQATGDCLPGTAEADLDVNDVRARLFNGGNLFFGNQTVSGAGYLVPKASGVSPIFNTELWVGGQVDGELRAAGAFYSSFEFWPGPLDEAGNPPADCSVYDRIFVVSRGDVARYLETGEATADLRDWPVELGAPVLDGDGVEGNYNLGGGDEPAISGEQMAWWVMNDAGNTNDVDDRTFLDHTPLYLEVQVSAFAVPAVERALDQATLYRYRLHYKGRVPLDSAYVGWWSDVDLGDASDDYVGADTTLDMSFVYNQSEVEPIYGIPPAAGTQLLQGPIGLSNGRDDDRDGIIDETGERLGVTSSACYFDNNPLGPNWDVSVYNCLRGRWFGGSTINQGNWGYFSEGSVTTFGFPGDPVSGAYWSAENADGEGTSLFGGDFWMSAFSGPFRLEPGETEEIVFAIPFAQGTDRLDSVVQLRQAARFLQNAYDLGFFDPQRVGAVPEPDPLPDAFALSQPFPNPFGASASLTLRVPEDAGPARLSVLDALGREVAVLADGVLPPGERSFTLDGSGLASGVYLVRLATARQSETLRVVHAE from the coding sequence GTGGCACAGGCCACTGGCGACTGCCTCCCCGGCACCGCCGAGGCAGACCTCGATGTCAACGACGTGCGCGCGCGTCTCTTCAATGGTGGCAACCTGTTCTTCGGCAACCAAACGGTCAGCGGCGCCGGCTACCTCGTCCCGAAGGCCAGTGGCGTATCGCCCATCTTCAACACCGAGCTTTGGGTCGGGGGACAAGTAGACGGTGAACTGCGCGCAGCGGGTGCCTTCTACTCGTCGTTCGAGTTCTGGCCCGGCCCTCTGGACGAAGCAGGCAATCCGCCAGCAGACTGCTCGGTCTACGACCGCATCTTCGTCGTCAGCCGGGGCGACGTGGCGCGCTACCTCGAAACAGGCGAGGCGACGGCCGACCTCCGCGACTGGCCAGTGGAGTTAGGCGCGCCGGTGCTCGACGGCGACGGGGTGGAGGGCAACTACAACCTCGGAGGTGGGGACGAGCCGGCTATCTCAGGGGAGCAGATGGCGTGGTGGGTGATGAACGATGCGGGCAACACAAACGACGTAGACGACCGCACCTTTCTAGATCACACCCCTCTCTACCTCGAAGTCCAAGTAAGCGCGTTTGCCGTGCCTGCCGTGGAGCGAGCACTAGACCAAGCTACGCTCTATCGCTACCGGCTTCACTACAAAGGCCGGGTGCCGCTCGACAGCGCTTACGTAGGATGGTGGAGCGACGTTGACCTCGGGGACGCAAGTGACGACTACGTTGGGGCCGATACAACGCTTGACATGAGCTTTGTCTACAACCAGAGCGAGGTAGAACCTATTTACGGCATTCCCCCGGCAGCAGGTACCCAGTTGCTCCAGGGTCCGATTGGCTTATCAAACGGACGCGACGATGACCGTGATGGAATAATAGACGAGACGGGCGAACGCCTCGGGGTGACTTCCTCGGCCTGCTACTTCGATAACAACCCCTTAGGACCGAACTGGGATGTATCCGTGTACAACTGTCTGCGCGGACGCTGGTTTGGCGGATCTACAATCAACCAGGGTAATTGGGGCTATTTTAGTGAGGGATCAGTTACAACCTTTGGCTTCCCCGGCGATCCTGTATCCGGCGCATACTGGAGTGCCGAGAATGCAGACGGAGAGGGCACTTCTTTATTCGGTGGAGACTTTTGGATGAGCGCCTTTTCCGGCCCCTTTCGCTTAGAGCCGGGCGAGACTGAGGAGATCGTCTTCGCCATCCCCTTCGCGCAGGGCACCGACCGCCTCGACTCGGTCGTCCAACTCCGGCAGGCCGCGCGCTTCCTCCAGAACGCCTACGACCTCGGCTTCTTCGACCCCCAGCGCGTCGGGGCCGTCCCGGAGCCGGATCCCCTGCCCGATGCTTTCGCGCTCTCGCAGCCGTTCCCGAACCCGTTCGGCGCCTCGGCGTCGCTGACGCTGCGGGTGCCGGAGGACGCAGGCCCAGCGCGGCTCTCGGTGCTCGACGCGCTCGGGCGCGAGGTGGCGGTGCTCGCCGACGGGGTGCTACCGCCGGGGGAGCGGTCGTTCACACTCGACGGTTCGGGGCTGGCCTCGGGCGTCTACCTCGTCCGGCTGGCCACGGCGCGGCAGTCGGAGACGCTTCGGGTGGTCCACGCCGAGTAG